The DNA region CCTGTGCCGTCAGAACGCAGGAACCGCCACAGAAAAGACACGATACAAGCAAGAGCCCTGATAGCTTTTTCATAAGAAATATCCTCCCAGGCTGGAAAGTTGGACTGCGACATTTCCGGCTGCAGGAATCAAGCACACCATAAAACGGTTGCGCTCGATAGACTCAAGCCGGTGGTTCGATTGAAGTGGGGTCCCGGGGCATTCTATACCTCTTCTCTTCTTTGCATCCAAATATCCAATATTTCAACTCCACTCGCAGGATTCTGCGCCCCAAATTCCTGCAAAACCCTTAATCTAAAATCATGCTCCCGCTCACCTTCGCCGTGCTCGCATTTCTGACCGGAGCACTTATCCTTCTTCGGTTGCGATGGACTCACCTCTCCCAAAGGTCACGCAAGATTCTCTTCGGGTGTGCCTGCGCCACCCTTATCCTCTACGCGTTTAGTTTCGTTACCGGCTGGAGCACCTCCTCTAACCATCTCAACGCCGCGCTATATTGGGCCGCGATCGCAGGCTACGAATTGCTCGTCCTCCTCTTCACGCTGCTGCGGCCCCGCTGGCTCACCTCGATTATCGCGGCGGTTCTCATCTTCCCCATCCTCTCCGCCAGCGTCTTTCTTCCCCTCGCTGAACTCTTCAATCCCGCACCCCACACCATCGTCTCCATTGGTCCCAATCTCATAAGCGACCGCGCGCTGTGGGGTACCGGCACAGCACCCACATCCGGCTTTGACCTGATCATCTACTCCCACCCTTCCTGGACGCAGGTCCTCCTACACCGTCGCCAGGCTAGCCACTACTACAGTGGCCAGTGCGATGCATCGCGAGCCTTTGCCACTCTCCAGCCGGATGGGAAACACGTCCTTATGTCGTGCCCGGCGGCTCCAGACCAACCCGCCGACGCGGCACGAAACCTTGTAGTAAAGCTCTATTAAATTTCCGCCTAAAATCACTTCATAGGAGTGATACCGTCATCTCAATGAGCCAAGCCCTTCTCCAGACCAATCTCGGCGACCTTCCGCTCACCGCTCGCGGCAAGGTTCGCGACATCTACGACCTAGGCAGCAACCAGCTTCTCTTCGTCGCCACCGACCGCATCTCCGCCTTCGACCATGTCCTCGCCACCGGCGTCACGGACAAAGGCCGTATCCTTACTCAGCTTTCGCTCTTCTGGTTTGACTTGCTCAAAGACACTGTCAGGAACCATCTCGTGACTGCGGATGCCGCACAATTTCCTGCATCTTGCGCGCCATATCTGGACCAATTAGAGGGCCGCAGCATGTTGGTGAAGCGCGCCGAGATGTTCCCCGTTGAGTGCGTCGTTCGCGGCTATATCTCCGGCTCTGGCTGGAAAGACTACCAGCAGACCGGCGCAGTCTGCGGCATTAAACTCCCTTCCGGCCTGCGCGAATCGGACAGACTGCCCCAGCCTATCTTTACTCCTGCCGCCAAAAACAATATCGGCCATGACGAAAATATTTCCTTCCAGAAGATGATTGACACTATCGGCCAGAAACCTGCGGAAGATCTGCGCGCCCTCACCATCAATATCTACGAAAAGGCCAGCAAACACGCGGCGAGTAAGGGACTCATCCTGGCAGATACCAAGTTTGAATTTGGCCTCATCGACGGCCAGATCACCCTTGCTGACGAAGTTCTCACACCCGATTCCTCGCGCTACTGGCCCGCCGAAACCTACAATCCCGGCGGCGCACAACCCTCTTTCGACAAGCAATTCGTCCGTGACTACCTTGAATCCATCCACTGGAACAAGCAGGCCCCGG from Edaphobacter paludis includes:
- a CDS encoding phosphoribosylaminoimidazolesuccinocarboxamide synthase is translated as MSQALLQTNLGDLPLTARGKVRDIYDLGSNQLLFVATDRISAFDHVLATGVTDKGRILTQLSLFWFDLLKDTVRNHLVTADAAQFPASCAPYLDQLEGRSMLVKRAEMFPVECVVRGYISGSGWKDYQQTGAVCGIKLPSGLRESDRLPQPIFTPAAKNNIGHDENISFQKMIDTIGQKPAEDLRALTINIYEKASKHAASKGLILADTKFEFGLIDGQITLADEVLTPDSSRYWPAETYNPGGAQPSFDKQFVRDYLESIHWNKQAPAPGLPPDVVEKTKAKYLEAFRLITGRANL